The sequence below is a genomic window from Xylanivirga thermophila.
ATCAAAATTTTCTTTTATAGATGCACTGTTTGATAGAACATTATCCATTACTAGCCGCAAAACTCTATACAAAGAAATGGAGGGTGCAAAACGATATGTACTCCCCATATCACATGTAAGTTGGCTGCCCTTTGAATTTCTACTAGCCAAGTATATACTACATAAGGTAAATGTATATGATCGCAAGGCAGCAGCTAGAATACTGATTAAAGAAGTGGTACACGATCCATTGCAGGATGAAAAAAACTGATGGATACCATTATAAATGGTATCCATCATAGCTTTGTTCATCGCTTATCATATCAGAAATCTCTAGTATAATTTTCTCTATGCCTTCCTCTTCGCTTATGCCAAATCTTTCTAAGGCGGGAGTATATAATTCATATGCCATCCCATCTACACCTAAGCCAATGCCCAATGTCATAGTAATAGCATCTGATATATGGGTAATATATAGGCTATCTATATTTTCCACACCCCTTTGTGGATCGTGATGATATGCAATTGGCTCCATAAGTGCATATGGTAAATTCCACTTTTCGCACATCTTTGCTCCCAGCTGACAATGGTCAAAACCCAATATCTGCTGCTCAGCTTCTATAAAAGGCATATTATTTTGCTGTACCATTTTAATTACCTGATCATAATTCTCCTCCATGTAATAACTCATTATGACTTTACCTATATCATGTAAAAGGGCAGCTGTATAGATTTCATCAATATTCTTAACACTAAATTTTTTCCCGAGATATCGTGCTATTATAGCGCAGGTCTGAGAATGTTTCCATAGAGCTCCCTCAGGCATACCATAACCTGGCAATTTTTTGAATAGTACTTTCTTGACAGCAGCCGATATGGTAATGCTCTTAACCGTCTGAAATCCCAGCAATATGGTGGCTTCAGTAATCGTACTAATACGCCTTGGATATCCATAATACGCTGAATTAGCTAATCTAAGCACCCGGGCTGTCAAACTT
It includes:
- a CDS encoding HDOD domain-containing protein gives rise to the protein MTRLSLEQVIDRVQDVPALPQIVNRVIELTEDPNSTARDIESVIIKDQSLTARVLRLANSAYYGYPRRISTITEATILLGFQTVKSITISAAVKKVLFKKLPGYGMPEGALWKHSQTCAIIARYLGKKFSVKNIDEIYTAALLHDIGKVIMSYYMEENYDQVIKMVQQNNMPFIEAEQQILGFDHCQLGAKMCEKWNLPYALMEPIAYHHDPQRGVENIDSLYITHISDAITMTLGIGLGVDGMAYELYTPALERFGISEEEGIEKIILEISDMISDEQSYDGYHL